Proteins encoded by one window of Oenanthe melanoleuca isolate GR-GAL-2019-014 chromosome 20, OMel1.0, whole genome shotgun sequence:
- the LOC130261395 gene encoding E3 ubiquitin-protein ligase RNF182-like, with the protein MAQPESRLMSPPAAPSSPELECQICYSRFDARARRPKLLRCGHRLCARCLRRIVPPGDTSTPQLRCPFCRQHSSVPGGDVQQLQDDGEALALLTGRERAKKRGPPRSPEVLLCPSVLEPTSSPDCLVVTILEVPEDVTAPESLGRLEVVRLYRPASLGALPCHGPGQKWRSWGWQAIPRFILGVLCLLYFSSLPFGIYLLLIEHHSLGIILVSLVPSTLLLCIVYSLCQCLCLEVFGFPHS; encoded by the coding sequence ATGGCGCAGCCAGAGAGCAGGCTGATGTCCCCGCCGGCGGCACCCTCGTCCCCCGAGCTGGAGTGCCAGATCTGCTACAGCCGCTTCGATGCCCGTGCCCGCAGACCCAAGCTGCTCCGCTGTGGCCATCGCCTCTGTGCCCGCTGCCTGCGCAGGATTGTCCCCCCGGGGGACACTTCAACCCCCCAGCTCCGTTGCCCCTTCTGCcgccagcacagctcagtgccgGGCGGGGAcgtgcagcagctgcaggatgacGGTGAGGCGCTGGCACTGCTGACAGGCCGTGAACGGGCCAAGAAACGGGGCCCACCCCGATCTCCTGAGGTACTCCTTTGCCCCAGTGTGCTGGAACCCACGTCCAGCCCCGACTGTCTGGTTGTCACCATCCTGGAGGTGCCAGAGGACGTGACCGCACCAGAGagcctgggcaggctggaggtGGTGCGGCTGTACCGCCCCGCCAGCCTGGGTGCGCTGCCCTGCCACGGCCCTGGGCAGAAATGGCGCTCGTGGGGGTGGCAAGCCATCCCCCGCTTCATCCTGGGCGTCCTCTGCCTCCTCTACTTCAGCTCCCTGCCCTTTGGCATCTACCTCCTGCTCATCGAGCACCACAGCCTGGGCATCATCCTGGTCAGCCTTGTGCCCTCCACCCTCCTCCTCTGCATCGTCTACAGCCTCTGCCAGTGCCTGTGCCTGGAGGTCTTTGGGTTCCCCcactcctga